The following are encoded in a window of Rosa chinensis cultivar Old Blush chromosome 4, RchiOBHm-V2, whole genome shotgun sequence genomic DNA:
- the LOC121052784 gene encoding uncharacterized protein LOC121052784: protein MDLIVHSLYSHKEVFFRELVRWPDCIDGFLGLIEKDGSNVFTAIRSKLLPLTSSLLPLFTQKGLTIGYFPRRRPFWESLVILLIIVFYAFQGSQLGYHGVMLMPKRSLSDLIMMLDCITSINRPGIQLYNVDLLKLEPLMKPYQVSLLRLFCVYPSY from the exons ATGGATTTGATAGTTCATAGTCTATACAGCCACAAGGAGGTGTTCTTTAGAGAGCTTGTTAG ATGGCCAG ATTGCATTGATGGGTTTCTTGGTTTGATTGAGAAAGACGGTTCTAATGTGTTTACAGCAATCAGATCAAAACT GTTGCCATTAACGTCGTCTTTGTTGCCG CTGTTCACTCAGAAGGGACTAACTATTGGGTACTTTCCGCGCAGacgtccattttgggagagCTTAGTAATT CTGCTCATCATAGTGTTTTATGCATTCCAAGGAAGCCAGTTGGGATATCATGGTGTAATGTTGATGCCAAAGAGGAGTTTGTCAGACCTTATAATGATGTTAGATTGCATAACCAGCATAAATCGTCCAGGCATACAGTTGTACAATGTGGACTTGTTGAAACTAGAACCCTTGATGAAGCCTTACCAGGTTTCTCTATTGAGACTTTTCTGTGTTTACCCTTCTTATTAG